One stretch of Candidatus Methylomirabilota bacterium DNA includes these proteins:
- the htpX gene encoding zinc metalloprotease HtpX codes for MANLIKTGFLLIVLTCLLVLVGGALGGQQGMTIAFILALVMNVGSYWFSDKIVLSMYGAQPVDEAQAPGLYRIVRELAAKAQIPVPPIYMIPDDSPNAFATGRNPSHAAVAVTEGILRIMSEEELKGVLAHELSHVKNRDTLTMTIAATIAGAITYLGQMAQWGAMFGGGRRDNEEGGGGGLGMIGVLVMAILAPFAALLIQMAISRSREYEADATGARLVGKASGLAHALEKLEAASQQNPLPASPATAHLFIVNPLTSGGIASLFSTHPPIEERIARLQAMKL; via the coding sequence ATGGCAAATCTGATCAAGACAGGCTTCCTTCTCATCGTTCTCACGTGCCTGCTCGTGCTGGTCGGCGGAGCTCTGGGCGGCCAGCAGGGCATGACCATCGCCTTCATCCTGGCCCTCGTCATGAACGTGGGCAGCTACTGGTTCTCCGACAAGATCGTGCTCTCCATGTACGGCGCCCAGCCCGTGGACGAGGCCCAGGCGCCCGGTCTCTATCGCATCGTCCGTGAGCTCGCGGCCAAGGCCCAGATCCCCGTGCCGCCGATCTACATGATCCCCGACGACTCGCCCAATGCCTTCGCGACGGGACGCAACCCCTCGCACGCCGCGGTGGCGGTGACGGAAGGTATCCTGCGCATCATGAGCGAGGAGGAGCTCAAGGGCGTGCTCGCCCACGAGCTCTCCCACGTCAAGAACCGCGACACCCTGACCATGACCATTGCCGCCACCATCGCGGGCGCCATCACCTATCTGGGACAGATGGCGCAGTGGGGGGCGATGTTCGGCGGAGGCCGCCGCGACAACGAAGAGGGAGGTGGCGGGGGTCTCGGCATGATCGGCGTGCTCGTCATGGCCATCCTGGCGCCTTTCGCGGCCTTGCTGATCCAGATGGCGATTTCCCGCTCGCGCGAGTACGAAGCCGACGCGACGGGCGCGCGCCTCGTCGGCAAGGCCTCGGGACTCGCCCACGCGCTCGAGAAGCTCGAGGCCGCCTCGCAGCAGAATCCGCTGCCGGCCTCGCCGGCCACCGCGCACCTCTTCATCGTCAATCCCCTGACCTCGGGCGGGATCGCCTCGCTCTTCTCCACTCACCCGCCCATCGAGGAGCGAATCGCCCGCCTCCAGGCGATGAAGCTCTGA
- a CDS encoding site-specific DNA-methyltransferase codes for MHTIYFGENLDILRRHVPDGAVTLVYIDPPFNTGKPRSHTRIKTVRSASGDRVGFQGQRYRTVKMGSRAFPDAFHDYPAFLEPRLREARRVLAGDGTLYVHLDYREVHYCKVLLDRIFGRDCFLNEIVWAYDYGGRPSRRWPPKHDNILVYVKDPSSYVFDREAVERIPYMAPGLVGPDKAARGKLPTDTWWHTIVPTQGRERTGYPAQKPLGILRRIVQASSRPGDVVLDFFAGSGTTGAACLETNRRFILIDDNPDALEVMARRFAGVRGIRWFGLEPRATARRRRASGPVA; via the coding sequence GTGCACACGATTTATTTCGGCGAGAACCTCGATATCCTCCGCCGCCACGTGCCGGACGGCGCCGTCACCCTCGTCTACATCGACCCGCCGTTCAATACGGGCAAGCCCCGGTCGCACACGCGCATCAAGACGGTACGCAGCGCGTCGGGGGATCGTGTCGGCTTCCAGGGACAGCGCTACCGGACGGTCAAGATGGGCTCGCGCGCCTTCCCCGACGCCTTCCACGACTATCCCGCTTTCCTCGAGCCGCGCCTGCGCGAGGCGCGCCGGGTGCTCGCAGGCGATGGCACGCTCTACGTCCACCTCGATTACCGCGAAGTGCACTACTGCAAGGTGCTGCTCGACCGGATCTTCGGGCGTGACTGCTTTCTCAACGAGATCGTCTGGGCCTATGACTACGGCGGCCGCCCGTCGCGGCGCTGGCCGCCCAAGCACGACAATATCCTCGTCTATGTCAAGGATCCTTCGAGCTATGTGTTCGACAGGGAGGCCGTGGAGCGCATTCCGTACATGGCCCCGGGGCTGGTCGGCCCCGACAAGGCGGCGCGGGGCAAGCTGCCGACCGACACGTGGTGGCATACCATCGTGCCGACCCAGGGGCGCGAGCGTACGGGCTATCCCGCGCAAAAGCCCCTCGGCATCCTGCGGCGTATCGTCCAGGCGTCCTCTCGACCCGGCGATGTCGTGCTCGACTTCTTCGCGGGCAGCGGCACCACGGGGGCGGCCTGCCTCGAGACCAATCGCCGGTTTATCTTGATCGACGACAATCCAGACGCGCTCGAGGTCATGGCCCGACGCTTCGCGGGCGTCCGCGGCATCCGCTGGTTCGGCCTCGAGCCGCGCGCGACCGCCCGCCGGCGCCGGGCTTCGGGGCCAGTTGCTTGA
- the rpmF gene encoding 50S ribosomal protein L32: MPLPKRRHSKTRGRKRRTHYKMAMPTRSICPQCREVKMPHQICPKCGYYKGREVIAIEGE, translated from the coding sequence ATGCCGCTGCCGAAGCGACGACATTCCAAGACCCGCGGGCGCAAGCGCCGCACCCACTACAAGATGGCCATGCCCACCCGGTCCATCTGTCCGCAGTGCCGGGAAGTGAAGATGCCTCACCAGATCTGCCCGAAGTGCGGCTACTACAAGGGCCGGGAAGTCATCGCGATCGAGGGCGAGTAG
- the ccmA gene encoding heme ABC exporter ATP-binding protein CcmA, which yields MIQAQHLRKVYGATRVLDDVSFELSAGQGLTLLGSNGAGKTTLLRILATLLRPTSGALRVAGVDPARDPETARAAIGMVGHGAWVYEDLTALENLRFWAVMGGQAAGPTTLRAALEAVELGAAAEQRARTFSAGMKRRLALARVLLGRSRLLLLDEPFTGLDRAGRKWLAEFLLGFKSRGGAFVVATHSFDAGLGVGDRVAILSGGRIVLDRPAAELGREDLPPSVRRPRPGPGVRPVSAYLRRAGIVVWKDVLTERRSKESLNALLFFSVLLLFVFQFALGPERARIETALPGLLWLGFILAGVLGLGRSFLVEQENDCWEGLVLTPGDKSAIYLGKLAGNVLVMAAVEAALLLLFNVFFGLDFSGVLPRLVVVLALGTLGLAAVGTLFAAITAQVRARELLFPVLLLPAQVPVLLGAVSATEIVLAGQPLAEAEQWLKLLAAADLVYLVVGLLTFEFVLEGA from the coding sequence ATGATCCAGGCCCAGCATCTCCGCAAGGTCTACGGCGCCACCCGGGTCCTCGACGACGTCTCCTTCGAGCTCTCCGCCGGCCAGGGCTTGACGCTTCTCGGCTCGAACGGCGCGGGCAAGACCACGCTCCTCCGCATCCTGGCCACGCTGCTCCGCCCGACCTCGGGCGCCCTCCGGGTCGCCGGAGTGGATCCCGCGCGCGATCCGGAGACGGCGCGGGCCGCCATCGGCATGGTCGGCCACGGCGCCTGGGTCTACGAAGACCTGACCGCGCTCGAGAACCTCCGCTTCTGGGCGGTGATGGGCGGGCAGGCGGCGGGGCCCACGACGCTGCGCGCGGCCCTCGAGGCCGTCGAGCTCGGGGCCGCGGCCGAGCAGCGCGCCCGCACCTTCTCGGCGGGCATGAAGCGACGCCTCGCCCTGGCCCGCGTGCTCCTCGGTCGGTCGCGACTTCTGCTGCTGGACGAGCCCTTCACGGGGCTCGACCGTGCGGGACGCAAATGGCTGGCCGAGTTCCTGCTGGGCTTCAAGAGCCGCGGCGGGGCCTTCGTCGTCGCGACCCATAGCTTCGACGCGGGCCTCGGCGTCGGTGATCGCGTGGCCATTCTCTCGGGTGGCCGCATCGTTCTTGACCGGCCCGCCGCCGAGCTCGGCCGCGAAGATCTCCCACCGTCTGTACGACGACCTCGCCCTGGGCCCGGGGTCCGCCCCGTGAGCGCCTATCTCCGGCGGGCCGGGATCGTGGTCTGGAAGGACGTGCTGACCGAGCGGCGCAGCAAGGAGAGCCTCAATGCCCTCCTGTTCTTCTCGGTTCTCCTCCTCTTCGTCTTCCAGTTCGCTCTCGGGCCTGAGCGCGCGCGCATCGAGACGGCGCTGCCCGGGCTGCTCTGGCTTGGCTTCATCCTGGCCGGCGTGCTCGGGCTCGGCCGCAGCTTTCTTGTCGAGCAAGAAAACGACTGCTGGGAGGGGCTTGTCCTCACGCCCGGCGACAAGTCGGCCATCTACCTGGGCAAGCTGGCCGGCAATGTCCTGGTGATGGCCGCGGTCGAGGCGGCCTTGCTCCTGCTCTTCAATGTCTTCTTCGGGCTCGACTTCAGTGGCGTGCTGCCTCGGCTCGTGGTCGTACTGGCCCTCGGCACCCTCGGGCTCGCCGCCGTCGGGACGCTCTTCGCTGCCATCACCGCCCAGGTGCGTGCCCGCGAGCTACTCTTTCCCGTCCTCCTCCTGCCCGCCCAGGTGCCGGTGCTCCTCGGTGCGGTGAGCGCGACCGAGATTGTCCTGGCCGGGCAGCCGCTGGCCGAGGCCGAGCAGTGGCTCAAGCTCCTGGCCGCCGCCGATCTTGTCTACCTCGTGGTCGGCCTCCTCACCTTCGAGTTCGTCCTCGAGGGCGCGTGA
- a CDS encoding DUF177 domain-containing protein: MVIRVSEIPEEGIQIEGVSAFPEPFQDRSWRLEDLELAVSKEGDTVFVDGRLEARMPQVCSRCLEPYEARVEADVHTRFVPSPGRGEERELGVDDLESDVYDHDQIDLDALLETEAALGLPMKPLCREDCKGLCPSCGVNRNAVACACAPVTSDPRWAALKTLADRLHR; the protein is encoded by the coding sequence ATGGTCATCAGGGTATCCGAAATTCCCGAGGAAGGCATACAGATCGAGGGCGTCTCGGCCTTTCCGGAGCCGTTCCAGGACCGATCCTGGCGACTCGAGGACCTCGAGCTCGCCGTCTCCAAGGAGGGTGACACGGTCTTCGTGGACGGCCGGCTCGAGGCCCGCATGCCCCAGGTATGCTCGCGCTGCCTCGAGCCCTACGAGGCGCGGGTCGAGGCCGATGTCCACACGCGCTTCGTCCCCAGCCCGGGTCGCGGGGAGGAGCGGGAGCTGGGCGTCGACGACCTCGAGAGCGACGTCTATGACCATGACCAGATCGATCTCGATGCCCTGCTCGAGACCGAGGCGGCCCTCGGGCTGCCCATGAAGCCCCTCTGCCGCGAGGATTGCAAAGGCCTGTGCCCGTCCTGTGGCGTCAACCGGAACGCGGTGGCCTGCGCCTGCGCGCCGGTGACCAGCGATCCGCGCTGGGCCGCCCTCAAGACGCTCGCGGATCGACTGCATCGATAG